NNNNNNNNNNNNNNNNNNNNNNNNNNNNNNNNNNNNNNNNNNNNNNNNNNNNNNNNNNNNNNNNNNNNNNNNNNNNNNNNNNNNNNNNNNNNNNNNNNNNNNNNNNNNNNNNNNNNNNNNNNNNNNNNNNNNNNNNNNNNNNNNNNNNNNNNNNNNNNNNNNNNNNNGTAAAGAAGTCATGCCTCGAGAGACTGTCCAGGCTACCCTGCCTACTAGAGTTTGAGTTCTCTCCGGGATTTTGTTTTcccaaaggggcgggacgtagcccagtggtaaagcgctcgcctgatgcgcggtatGTCTGcgatagatccccgtcggtaggcccattgggctatttctcgttcaagccactgcaccacgactggtatatcaaaggccgtggtatgtgatattctgtctgtgggatggcgcatataaaagatcccttgctactaatggaaaaatgttgcgggtttcctctctatgactgtgtcaaaatttcTCAAAAGCTGAATGTCAAATTAATTTTACGGATGACGTGTTGAACTATTTAACTGCCACTCACTCTTTTACCcatgtgtattaaatatttagtcAATAACAAATCTCCTGAGATTAGTCAATAACaactacatgcatgtacatgaaTACACGTTTAGGTCGACCTAGCTTTAACAATTATATAACCCATTCTTCGAGGCATTCGGGTCGGTCACACCGCATGTTAAAACACGTTTCAGAAGATACAAAGGCACATACGTGTAACGTCTTGCTCGCTTATGTGTGAGCTATTTCGATTGATACTCACTGAggtgttcttaaacaaacaTGTCTTTCCTTTTAAACCATAGATCGCAATTAGCCCCCACATTTGTTCAGATTGCCCCGGAACCagccactggcgatgtcagagattGGATTCAGGGTTggcatgcctgaacctttaaggatatgggcacgttaatagaattCCTAATTTGTTCAGATGGTTGGATGAATGGACGGACGGTCGGAAAGAATAGTGATTTGCTAATCCTATATGTCACACTTCTACCGACGAACATAAATAGTCGGGAGGaataaaatgagagagagagagagagagagagagagagagagagagagagagagagagagagagagagagagagagagagagagagagagagagagagagagagagagagagagagagagagagatatgtctCACCATGTCTGAGTGAAGTCATCAAGACGACCTAGACTGGAAGGATTCAGCATGGGGGCCTCCATCAGAACGTTCACCTCGTCGCTGTAGACGATCTGTCCGTGGTGGTAGCGGAACGCGCTGTGCAGACAGTCTGGTCTCTTGTGGAAGACGCGCCACGGCACCAGGACGGCAGACACATCCTTCAGCTTGCTGAACGTGTCACACACAGAAGGGTTAAACGGTGGGTTGAATCGTGGTTTTGATGACGCACTTCTCATCTGTCCGTGTGCGAGGTGAATCCTGGCGTCGACTGCTGCCGATTCAACGGGCGTGGCATGTAACGTCTCCGGATCTGGCGTGGGTGATGACATGGTGCAGAGATTGATCTGTGTAATACGGGAATATAATATAAAGTACAGTGTGGATTGAAATACCAACTAGTCAAACattgaaacaaaatgtaataatatagctcatgaccagtcggtagagcgctcgccccAGGATCTTTgattgtaggatcaaacctcctcggtggacccattctctaattGGGTTTTGTCCGTGACAACCAGTCCCCATCACAGATTTACTCAGGAGAGTATGTTTcagaatcatatatatatatatatatatatatatatatatatatatatatatatatatatatatatacaccaaaatGGTTCACATTTAGTggccgatgatgaattaattaGTGTGCTCAACTGATCTCGTTAAAGAAAGAtaagtgtgttgtgtgtttgtgtgtggatggggggggggggggggggggacaaatgTCCAACTGAGGAGCCAGTCagttataatgttatatatagtaGGAAAAGGGTAAATATTTTTGGCCTCTAGCGGAACGTATATATCCCTCTGACACACCGGTTCTTATATTCCTATCCATTTCGCAGACTTCACGAATTACCATTTGGCCGTTTTCAGTTAATACGTGTCTGAGGATactatactagtatataggATATCAAGCAAACttctattttgtatcatgttttatgtctcaagtgaaataatgttcagttgttaCGAGCTTTAGTTTTTGTAATGTGCCAATTGACGACCTCATCgtgtgttacgtcccacttggtgttctagtgggacttatcactttgatatataccaagatattttaaccatatgggtaataataaggtgtattccattttgtttgttacatatatatatatatatatatatatatatatatatatatgtggaatgtggaatataatttaaaatcgaataataaattatatgtcGATGTATTTATAGGGGAGGGGGTTGTCCCCTCCCACATGAGAAACATAATGATCTTCCGATTTAGATATTGACGTGTGCCGAGATGAgaatatacattatttatttccttGGCCTTAACAAGAGAAGCCATTGTTTTCGCCGACTGACATCATCTTGAAGTTTTGATATAATCGAATACAAAGATAATGTATGAAATTAATTACTGTATcgttatttatattaaaataataataatacacatataatacaaataatgaaaCATTTCACCTGCATCTAAGATATGTACTTTTCAAGTGTCTCCTCATAATGAATAatactccacacacacacaaacacagagagagagagagagagagagagagagagagagagagagagagagagagagagagagagagagagagagagaaaaagagagagagcgagcgacatacagagagagagagagagagagagagagagagacgcacagagaaatacatacatagagagagagagagagagagagagagagagagaaagagagacagagagacagacagaaagagacagatacagatagaaagagacagacacacacacacacacacacacacacacacacacacaccgatccATCCTCTtatttctctccctctcccctcttTATAGTCGGATCGAGACCTGCTGAATTATTTCACGTTATAGTGAATACActacgttatatattttattgtgtctgAATGTCAGTAAGTTCATACAAAAGGCCATTTCCTATGAATTGGCAGTCTACCGGCCTGGGTGGTGTAGTGGCCAAGTCATCTGATTGGGTTCAAACCTCggtacccagagcgagttcttaagggttcaatgcgtaggtataaggccactacaccctcttctctctcactaaccactaaccaactaacaagtagcccactgtcttggatagacagcacagatagctgaggtgtgtgtccaggataaagtgcttgaacctaaattggatataagcacgaaaataagttgaaatgaaaatgaataacCTGAACAGATAGCTCACACTCATGgtagcgtgtttgaaccttaattggatataatcaggTAAAGTAAATTAGAACGGGTTTCGACTTTCATTTTGTAAAGCATAGGACTGACACAAAATAGTTATTGAGTACACAACTTGCTGGCAATCACCCAATGCTTTAATTCTTATTCACGCTATACATaatctataataaaatatattataatacatataaacagACATAAACAATATTGACATTATTATACAATAggataaataattaattaacttaCCTAGAGAGAAAAGTATCTGCTTTTAAACATTTCGTTTATACGGACTGGCTACAGTATGTGCCGATAGTAGGCAAAGCATGCTAGTATTACTGTGTATTGTACTCGAACTGTATGAGTTGTTTTCTTCTTGATATGGTCTGGTTCACACAGTGAACGGCGCCTTCATTACGGACTTAACAGCGCTACTCTACATACTTCCATTTGACGTGTTACTAACATTAGTTGCTAACAATATAATACCAAGCGCGGACACGCTAGTGGgtgttttttgtggttttttcatttcaactttattttcgtgtttatatccaattaaggttcaagcacgctgtccttggcacacacctcagctatctgggctgttgttagttgttaatggttagtgagagagaagagggtgtagtggtcttacacctacccatttgagtcgttaaaacttgctttgggtgggagccggtaccgggttgcgaactatgtacctaccagccttatatctgatggcttaaccacaacaacGAGGCCGATGGTGGGTGTCAAGATGCGCAGCTCAAACCGATCCCCGTATTCCAAAATGTTTTGcgaatgtatataattaattatatatataaatatgaatgtaaagtagtagtagtagtagtagtagtagtagtggtagtggtagtggtagtggtggtggtggtggtggtggtggtagtggtagtggtagtggtggtagtagtagtagtagtggtggtagtagtagtagtagtagtagtagtagtagtagtagtaatagcagcagcagcagcagcagcagcagcagcagcagcagcaatagtagaagtagttttgttgttggtgttgtttctATTTGAGACAAGTATAGTAATATGTTGGTCGGTTGGATTTCATAggaatatgttatatataataatacattttactgtTCTTTGTAATATTATACGTGCCTTTTGTTTCACAAGTTTCATAACATCACACTATTTATGCTAAGTGTTATCATGGCTGTAAAAGATGGAGGGACGGTGAGTACAATAAATAAGTAGTGATTTTTTACTTTGACACTGTCGATGAATTGCACATTTTGAAGggctaatacattttcaaatcaTTATGATAGAGGGTTTCCTGTTACGGGTAACGCAGCTACTCAGTGACCACAATTTGAACCCCAATCGAGTGTGTAccaatctttttttctttctattccTTGCCTTCACTCACCCACATTATGTTAGGTTGGGTACAACACTGGTCTAATTCAAGTAACTAGGAAGTGAATTCTGTGAATAGCAGTAAACGTTGGTTGCTTACCCTTTATACATGTCAGTAAGAAATATTGAATGCAAAGGGAAgggatatttgtttaacgacatgtCAGCCaattttagagagagagagagagagagagagagagagagagagagagagagagagagagagagagagagagagagagagagagacaaaatgtgtgtgtgtgtgtgtgcgtgtgtgtgtgtgtgtgtgtgtgtaagttagtgtaaattaatgttaaggaatgtagagagagagaaaaagagagatatAGTATACATACATTTGACGACCAGAACACAGGCAGACAAACAGAGATTAAACGGTGGGCCTCGCTCTCGCCTCATGTACTACCCCTTCCTAGAAAGCAACAAGAGACATTGTATATGCATTCTCCCAGTGTCCTGTATGGTTGATAGCTCACTGTGTTCAACTTCAGATCACGCTGTTACATGTTGAAGTTTATATTGACAGGtgttttattatcatatattaatATGCAGGTTAACGTCTCATATGGCTCATTGTTTGTACGATATGATCATATAGATTTAATAGTCAATAAAGTGAAATtccaaaatgttaattttattacttATTGTGTTatggtatttaattaatttcttaCACGGGTAACGAAATACAAGATTTAAGCAGTGAAGATGATAAGCTATGTGTTGTAAACAAACTCGTAAAGACGCATTAGCAACATAAAATACATTAGTTATTGCAGAGGTGTGCTTTCGCtccttaataataataataataataataggaataataataataataataataataggaataataataataataataataataataataactacaactgtattgtaataataataataaagttaaagtttattttgtttaacgagaccactggagctcatcggctattggatttcaaacattttgtaaaacatttgacatatagtcttagagagaataCTCGCTATATTGttccattaccagcaaggggtcttttatcagacaggacagcacataccgcggccttcgatataccagtcttggtacCCTgcctagaatgagaaatagcccaaaaggccaaccgacgaggatcgatcctaaaccgacatcgcatcaagcgagcgctaaataccactgcgctacatcccgcccttcataataataataataatatcatcatcatcatcatcatcatcatcattatcgtcatcatcataatcgtcatcatcatcataacgtAGTACAATATGCATGTatcatatatactactcaaaagaatttaagggtcagacgatattttcgacattattttctgaatgtcaattatattagctagaccataatgtcacgcatggtattgttccattttgacgaaagtgggtctaagcaacccataaatgaattaaaatccactgtcattgacactgtcgactagttctaatggcgaaaacatgcttacatttgcacgtaaattagggcgaaagcgaaaggtctgctaagtgcccataacttgctttttcacaaagcgcttcatttgcacgctttgcatgtgtattccatgttcccaatgctgaatttccgtataattggagcttgcgttcgtgtacggtgcacactccaaattcgacaatggtacgacgtcaactgactatcgaagatcgaggaagggctattgcttggcttcaggatggcaatacgcaaagaaatgttgctctgagacttggtgtcagtcagagtgtcgttggtcgacagtggcaacggtaccaagcaacgaattctgttcgaaatcgtccacgttcgggaagaccccgaagcactacaaatagagaggaccgctacatcaccaatactgctctacgtcaacgcacaaccactgcacgccgattacgtgacaatctgcggactgcgactggaactcaagtgtctgatcaaaccatacgcaatcgtctgagagccgataatctacgctgccgttgccaggctgttcgaccaccactcctaccacgtcacagaacggccagacgtcattggtgcacgcttcatctgcggtggcaacgtgttcagtggggtcgagtgatgttcactgatgagtccaggtttagtctccagttcaacgacggtcgggttcgtgtctacagacgtcctggggagcgcttcgctgacgttaacgttagacaacgtcaccggttcggtggtggcagcgtcatagtgtggggcggcatctctatccaccacaggacccccctctatgtggtggatggcaatctgaatggaatccgctatctgaatgagattatccggccgttggttctcccaggccttcagcagattggcggcggggcagttctgcaggatgacaatgccagaccccaccgcgccagggtggtaacggactttctcagacaacaaggtatcgccaggatggattggccagcatattcgcctgacttggccccaatagagaccgcctgggacgaattaggcaggagagttcgggataaccatgcccctccggccaaccttcatgatctgggtcaacttcttatgggagagtggcaggccattccccaagagttcttcagacgtctgatcaacagcatgaggcaacgatgtgtcgagtgtattcgcaccaggggtggattcacacactattaaacgaatgttctaatgtgtaaaatccatgtttgacaaccttcaactttgacagcatgtcatgtgactttcttgtatacagtgacgtttatttgtgggttttttgtaaatatggaacaataaattaaatttttggtgtagtttacatcatcaatctaatacactctgaaacttatttggttaacCTCGTCAAATGGATCTGCTCTGTACGCTTATTCTACGTATACCCAGGGCCGgatcaaaggaaaggaatgttttatttaacgacgcactcaacacattttatttacggttatatggcgtcagccatatggttaaggaccacacagatattgatgggctactcttttcgattagcagcaaggaatcttttatatgaccatctcacagacagggtagtacataccacggcctttgatataccagtcgtggtgcactggctggaacgagaaatggcccaatgggcccaccgacggggatcgatcacaaaccgaccgcgcatcgagcgagcgctttaccactgggctacgtcccgccccgggcCGGATCAAATAGAGATATGGGGGTCCGGTCTACCATCCTCGAGATGACATGACGTTTTCTCCCaattagatacatgtatttcgAAATTACATGAATTATAAACAGCCTTTATGGCGGATATCAGGGTTTCAAAAGGCCCCTTTCTATATTTCTCGTCGTCCCCACCCCCTTAGGAAATCCTAGATCCGCCTTTGCAACGCTTTGTTATTCTTTCATGCATGAATAACATAACAACAATACTCAATTCACAGCACATTATTTGTCAACGCACGCACAGATATTTTTATTTGGACGCGGGTCAGCTGTAGGGTACACCCTTATTAGCAAGCCTGGGAAATAAGCAGCAcctcaattcaattcaatttacttCCGTATGCCTTACGGCATAtaagaataaaacaatatattatataaaatgttaaccAAAATCATTAactatatacaaattaaaaaacaacaatttgcgaaacaacattaaataacaataaatataaattatttccaTTGGGGACACAACTAATCTAATGACTGACGTTTTATTGTAGCAACGTAGAGAAATTtacaaatgttaataataactcTCATGCTTCGGATACGTAATAactaaattagttttaaaaaactatcattttactatagtaatatatttcaatatatttgaCACGAAATTCACTGAATTGTGGGAAAACAAGTAtagatttaaactttattagaCTACTTAACTTCTCTGTATATACTGGGTATTTACCGAGATCGCATGAATAAATTACTTGTGAGAAACACACCAGTGTGGTTGCAGCTCCATAGTTAACtaccatacatttttatatacatttattcaGCTATCTTAAATTTAATTTCGACTCAGCTATATTAAATTCAAGTATAACTGCTATCTGAAATTTCGGTTATCTTATATTCAATTACGACTCTGCTATCTTAAAATAAATTACGATTCGCCTATCTTAAATTCATTGACATTGACGACTCCGCTATCTTCAATGCAATTACGACTCGACTATCTTAAATTCAATGACGACTCAGCTATCTTCTGTGCAATTACGACTCGACTA
This DNA window, taken from Gigantopelta aegis isolate Gae_Host chromosome 4, Gae_host_genome, whole genome shotgun sequence, encodes the following:
- the LOC121369996 gene encoding uncharacterized protein LOC121369996, which translates into the protein MSSPTPDPETLHATPVESAAVDARIHLAHGQMRSASSKPRFNPPFNPSVCDTFSKLKDVSAVLVPWRVFHKRPDCLHSAFRYHHGQIVYSDEVNVLMEAPMLNPSSLGRLDDFTQTW